The following coding sequences are from one Azospirillum humicireducens window:
- a CDS encoding hybrid sensor histidine kinase/response regulator, with protein sequence MRLFLDALTSQVDGNARATRTAGMLANAMTAGEQLLNALLDISTLDAGTVEPDLQPVSLDAMLQSLAEEFRPQAEEKGLRLRVHVPDEAGGAVTRSDPILLGRIVRNLLANAIRYTQRGGILLGLRKRDGQWRIEVWDTGFGIPQDKLDVIFDEFHQLTNPSRDPTRGLGLGLAIVRRLSVLLQAPIDVQSRSGRGSVFAVTVNRLEGEAPADTPTVGVHADGGPSGVPLDGMRILVVDDDSMVLSGLLLTLESWGCAFVSASNMREVFAAVDGLEGPPDAILTDLRLPGKVSGFDVIDRVRKLFMADIPAVVLTGETAPESLLEGQRRGCAFLHKPLHPGDLRRVLEEVRRDGKAACYTGSRLN encoded by the coding sequence ATGCGGCTGTTCCTGGACGCCCTGACCAGCCAGGTGGACGGCAATGCGAGGGCGACCCGCACCGCCGGGATGCTGGCCAACGCCATGACGGCGGGCGAGCAACTGCTGAATGCCCTGCTGGACATCTCCACGCTCGACGCCGGGACGGTGGAACCCGATCTGCAGCCGGTATCGCTCGACGCGATGCTGCAGTCACTGGCCGAGGAATTCCGTCCCCAGGCTGAGGAGAAGGGCCTGCGCCTGCGCGTCCATGTGCCGGACGAGGCGGGCGGAGCGGTCACCCGCAGCGACCCGATCCTTCTGGGCCGCATCGTCCGCAACCTGCTGGCCAACGCCATCCGCTACACCCAGCGCGGCGGCATCCTGCTGGGCCTGCGCAAGCGTGACGGGCAGTGGCGGATCGAGGTGTGGGACACCGGCTTCGGCATCCCGCAGGACAAGCTGGACGTCATCTTCGACGAGTTCCACCAGCTGACCAACCCCAGCCGGGATCCCACGCGCGGCCTGGGCCTGGGCCTTGCCATCGTGCGGCGGCTGTCGGTGCTGCTGCAGGCACCCATCGATGTGCAGTCGCGGTCGGGGCGTGGGTCGGTCTTCGCCGTCACCGTGAACCGGCTGGAGGGCGAGGCGCCGGCCGACACCCCGACGGTCGGCGTTCACGCCGACGGCGGCCCGTCGGGGGTGCCGCTGGACGGCATGCGCATCCTGGTGGTGGACGACGACAGCATGGTGCTGTCCGGCCTGCTGCTGACGCTGGAAAGCTGGGGCTGCGCCTTCGTCTCCGCATCGAACATGCGCGAGGTCTTCGCCGCGGTCGATGGGCTGGAAGGACCGCCAGACGCCATCCTGACCGACCTGCGCCTGCCGGGGAAGGTGTCCGGCTTCGACGTGATCGACCGCGTGCGCAAGCTGTTCATGGCCGACATTCCGGCCGTGGTGCTGACCGGCGAGACGGCGCCCGAATCCCTGCTGGAAGGCCAGCGCCGCGGCTGTGCCTTCCTGCACAAGCCGTTGCACCCCGGCGACCTGCGCCGGGTGCTGGAGGAGGTGCGGCGGGACGGGAAGGCGGCCTGTTATACCGGCTCACGCCTGAACTGA
- a CDS encoding response regulator transcription factor has protein sequence MGSQTQGLLLKLLLEERGVETVCVEGIEPALAAIAGTAQDLLIVEGELAGPTGLAELRARSDAAVLVLGRGAGEHDPSDPKAVVENACALLDRRSAPPTEPEIFRRAHILIVDDSATYREFLRAELEHEGCTVTAARNADEAVAALAGGGLDCVILDLVMPGTSGTQLCERFDRFRRQRGLFFQIVILTSQDDEEQLMISLNAGADDFVGKAQEMNVLKVRLMALLRRKYFVEDHLMRLPRP, from the coding sequence ATGGGTTCCCAGACGCAGGGGCTTCTGCTGAAGCTGCTGCTGGAGGAACGCGGCGTGGAGACCGTCTGCGTCGAAGGCATCGAACCGGCCCTGGCCGCGATCGCCGGCACTGCCCAGGATCTGCTGATCGTCGAGGGCGAGCTTGCCGGCCCGACCGGTCTGGCGGAACTGCGGGCGCGCAGCGATGCCGCCGTGCTCGTGCTCGGCCGCGGCGCCGGCGAGCATGACCCGTCCGATCCCAAAGCGGTGGTGGAGAACGCCTGCGCCCTGCTGGACCGGCGCAGCGCACCGCCGACCGAGCCGGAGATCTTCCGCCGCGCCCACATCCTGATCGTCGACGACAGCGCCACCTACCGCGAATTCCTGCGCGCAGAACTGGAGCATGAAGGCTGTACCGTCACCGCCGCCCGCAATGCCGACGAGGCGGTGGCGGCGCTGGCCGGCGGCGGGCTGGACTGCGTCATCCTGGACCTGGTGATGCCGGGAACCAGCGGCACCCAACTGTGCGAACGATTCGACAGGTTCCGGCGTCAGCGCGGTCTGTTCTTCCAGATCGTGATCCTGACCAGCCAGGACGACGAAGAGCAACTGATGATCAGCCTGAATGCCGGCGCAGATGATTTCGTTGGAAAGGCACAGGAGATGAACGTCCTGAAGGTCCGCCTGATGGCTCTTCTGCGTCGGAAATACTTCGTAGAGGACCATCTTATGCGGCTGCCGCGGCCTTAA
- a CDS encoding chemotaxis protein CheB, translated as MLVVEDSPVIQQLLGHVIGADPRLEVAGIASSGEQALRMIERAAPDVVSLDIRLPGIDGFEVTSRIMRQNPLPIVVVASDVRDLDIPMRALQAGALAVVEKPGSVARADYQTVAHHLCTQLVIMSQVKVIRHRITARPARPTGGMVPETAAPDAADARLPDAAVTADGRLRRFRAVGLVASTGGPAALARVLKDLPPGFAMPVFVVQHMGAPFMAGFANWLGTVSPLPVRLGEAGLVPRPGIVYVAPGDRHMRVENGVIRLSDDPLVCGQRPSGEELFRSMARAYGAAGIGVLLTGMGEDGARGLVDMQKVGAYTIAEHASTAVIHSMPGTAVRLGGAVEELPLDRVAGRLLQLTSDDKMAS; from the coding sequence GTGCTGGTGGTCGAGGACAGCCCCGTCATCCAGCAGCTCCTCGGCCACGTCATCGGCGCCGACCCGCGGCTGGAGGTGGCGGGCATCGCGTCCAGCGGCGAGCAGGCGCTGCGCATGATCGAGCGGGCGGCCCCCGACGTGGTGTCGCTCGACATCCGCCTGCCGGGCATCGACGGATTCGAGGTGACCAGCCGCATCATGCGCCAGAACCCGCTGCCCATCGTGGTGGTGGCGTCCGACGTGCGCGACCTCGACATTCCGATGCGGGCGCTGCAGGCCGGAGCGCTGGCGGTGGTGGAGAAGCCGGGCAGCGTGGCGCGCGCCGACTACCAGACGGTGGCGCACCATCTCTGCACCCAACTGGTCATCATGAGCCAGGTGAAGGTGATCCGCCACCGCATCACCGCCCGTCCCGCGCGGCCGACCGGCGGCATGGTGCCGGAAACCGCCGCGCCCGACGCGGCCGACGCGCGGCTGCCGGATGCGGCGGTGACGGCCGACGGGCGTCTGCGGCGGTTCCGTGCTGTCGGGCTGGTGGCGTCCACCGGCGGGCCGGCGGCCCTGGCACGGGTCCTGAAGGACCTGCCGCCGGGCTTCGCCATGCCCGTCTTCGTGGTCCAGCACATGGGCGCGCCCTTCATGGCCGGCTTCGCCAACTGGCTGGGCACCGTCTCCCCCCTGCCGGTGCGGCTGGGCGAAGCGGGGCTGGTGCCGCGGCCCGGCATCGTCTATGTGGCGCCCGGCGACCGCCATATGCGGGTGGAGAACGGCGTCATCCGCCTGTCCGACGACCCGCTGGTCTGCGGCCAGCGCCCGTCCGGCGAGGAACTGTTCCGGTCGATGGCACGCGCCTATGGCGCGGCCGGAATCGGCGTGCTGCTGACCGGAATGGGCGAGGACGGCGCGCGGGGATTGGTGGACATGCAAAAGGTCGGCGCATACACCATTGCCGAACACGCCTCGACGGCGGTCATCCACAGCATGCCGGGCACCGCGGTGCGGTTGGGCGGTGCGGTGGAGGAACTGCCTCTCGACCGGGTGGCCGGACGGCTGCTGCAACTGACCTCCGACGATAAGATGGCGTCATGA
- a CDS encoding hybrid sensor histidine kinase/response regulator, protein MDIRQRLLAAFELEHKDHLAVIRAGLREAEATGEAPDLVDIHRRAHSLKGAARAVDLPEVEAISHRLEAAFIAVQKGEAVLDAGAIAVVRRALDAIEDLVAWSLQGGEEVEIAGVLADLDRLAGGRNGHAPPPGRTIAAPPSPARAERRAPRPRAEAVDAESAALVSIAAQGLERLSETASALLPEVEAQAGLGEELRAMRREWRALDRAWRHLRVQIGRGVQGDAGADALDGRGTLPALLAFERRFRALGGALDSAHRSHDRLLWSMRRWGGGFQQDMRRLRMLPAENQLGGLGRMVRDISRTEGKEVEVDVRGLEVEADRAVLQRLKDPILHIARNAVSHGIETPAERLALGKRPAARVTIAASVEGARLRLRIEDDGRGLDRGAILRKAAERGLIDADELSSGEEMPLERLTEFLFHPGFSTAARTTELAGRGMGLAIARREVERLQGNLTIAERPDGGTAVTIEVPLSLLSQRLVFVAVQDQILAIPSADVVRLRTSSADTLFSGVGIPMIRIGEEEIPVTSLAALLGMEAPVVPSAERSLSLVVVRAADRRLALAVDRFVATRETVVTAADEIGLDSGRYLGTALMDDGGPALVLNIPGLMPLPGSVLPAPARPAEEAAPASAHILVVDDSITTRTLEKSILEAHGYRVTLCVDGREALERLSEGMEVGLIISDVEMPRMDGFALLQAVKADRRLAEIPVILVTSRASDEDRERGLRLGADAYIVKTRFDQNELLAGIRRLL, encoded by the coding sequence ATGGACATCCGCCAGCGCCTGCTCGCCGCGTTCGAGCTTGAGCACAAGGATCACCTCGCGGTGATCCGCGCCGGGCTGCGCGAAGCCGAGGCGACGGGGGAGGCGCCGGATCTCGTCGACATCCACCGGCGCGCCCACAGCCTGAAGGGCGCCGCCCGTGCCGTCGACCTGCCGGAGGTGGAGGCGATCTCCCACCGATTGGAAGCCGCCTTCATCGCGGTGCAGAAGGGCGAAGCGGTGCTGGACGCCGGCGCCATCGCCGTGGTGCGCCGGGCGCTCGACGCCATCGAGGATCTGGTCGCCTGGTCGCTCCAGGGCGGCGAGGAGGTGGAGATCGCCGGCGTGCTGGCCGATCTCGACAGGCTGGCCGGCGGCCGGAACGGCCACGCACCGCCGCCCGGCCGGACCATTGCGGCACCGCCCTCCCCGGCACGGGCGGAGCGCCGGGCGCCACGGCCGCGCGCCGAGGCGGTCGATGCCGAGTCCGCGGCGCTGGTCAGCATCGCAGCGCAAGGGCTGGAGCGGCTGTCGGAGACCGCGTCGGCCCTGCTGCCGGAGGTGGAGGCACAGGCCGGGCTCGGCGAGGAATTGCGGGCGATGCGAAGGGAATGGCGGGCGCTTGACCGGGCGTGGCGCCATCTGCGGGTGCAGATCGGGCGTGGTGTCCAGGGTGACGCCGGTGCCGACGCGCTGGACGGCCGCGGCACCCTGCCGGCGCTGCTGGCCTTCGAACGGCGCTTCCGCGCGCTGGGCGGGGCGCTGGATTCGGCGCACCGCAGCCATGACCGGCTGCTGTGGTCGATGCGGCGCTGGGGCGGCGGCTTCCAGCAGGACATGCGGCGCCTGCGCATGCTGCCGGCGGAGAACCAGCTGGGCGGGTTGGGCCGCATGGTGCGTGACATCAGCCGGACCGAAGGCAAGGAGGTCGAGGTCGATGTCCGCGGGCTGGAGGTGGAGGCCGACCGCGCCGTCCTGCAACGGCTGAAGGACCCGATCCTTCACATCGCCCGCAACGCCGTCAGCCACGGCATCGAGACGCCGGCGGAACGGCTGGCGCTGGGCAAGCGGCCGGCGGCGCGGGTCACCATCGCCGCGTCGGTGGAGGGTGCGCGCCTGCGCCTGCGCATCGAGGATGACGGGCGCGGGCTGGACCGCGGCGCGATCCTGCGCAAGGCGGCGGAGCGCGGGCTGATCGACGCCGACGAGCTGTCGTCAGGCGAGGAGATGCCGCTGGAACGGCTGACCGAGTTCCTGTTCCATCCCGGCTTTTCCACCGCCGCCCGCACCACCGAGCTGGCCGGGCGCGGCATGGGGCTGGCCATCGCCCGGCGCGAGGTGGAGCGGCTGCAGGGCAACCTGACCATCGCCGAGCGGCCGGACGGCGGCACCGCCGTCACCATCGAGGTGCCGCTCAGCCTGTTGAGCCAGCGGCTGGTCTTCGTCGCCGTGCAGGACCAGATCCTGGCGATCCCCTCGGCCGACGTGGTCCGGCTGCGCACCAGCAGCGCGGACACCCTGTTCTCCGGCGTCGGCATTCCGATGATCCGCATCGGCGAGGAGGAAATCCCCGTCACCTCGTTGGCGGCGCTGCTGGGCATGGAGGCGCCGGTGGTGCCGAGCGCCGAACGGTCACTGTCGCTGGTGGTGGTGCGGGCGGCGGACCGGCGGCTGGCGCTGGCGGTCGACCGCTTCGTCGCCACGCGCGAGACGGTGGTGACCGCGGCGGATGAGATCGGGCTCGATTCCGGCCGCTATCTCGGCACCGCGCTGATGGACGATGGCGGGCCGGCACTCGTGCTGAACATTCCCGGCCTGATGCCGCTGCCCGGAAGCGTCCTGCCCGCCCCGGCCCGCCCCGCGGAGGAGGCCGCCCCTGCCAGCGCGCATATCCTGGTCGTCGATGACAGCATCACCACCCGGACGCTGGAAAAGAGCATCCTCGAAGCCCATGGTTATCGGGTGACGTTGTGCGTGGACGGGCGCGAGGCCCTGGAACGCCTGTCGGAAGGGATGGAGGTTGGCCTGATCATCAGCGACGTCGAGATGCCGCGCATGGACGGCTTCGCCCTGCTGCAGGCGGTGAAGGCGGACAGGCGGCTGGCTGAGATCCCGGTGATCCTCGTCACCTCGCGCGCCAGCGACGAGGACCGCGAACGAGGCCTGCGGCTGGGCGCCGACGCCTACATCGTCAAGACGCGCTTCGACCAGAACGAGCTTCTGGCCGGCATCCGGCGGCTGCTGTGA
- a CDS encoding methyl-accepting chemotaxis protein has translation MNIKVAHKLVLGFGVVCVLTALLALYQMARFSDALTVIMAVSSYDTEAANLVTDVGNLQAELRSTRETALNAVTVANAEGRVLDIPNIMLPLHRQYDEVGAKLRDRLGRLRALVAERSAYSVTDNRRKGWVELDTAVTEMSRAITMVGEEARTIYTMLERNQVPEALQRRQRVDELRKNMEARIAAAQTAIEDLTETGRGDIQAIYNSAIQSSIVALVVVFLIAVGVAYLIGSSITRRLGRAIDFVTKVGHGDLTQEIAIPGKDELAILGQHLNEMAGRLKSMARTTRETAESVHAATAQIRASTQQQSASVAEQLAAVEQTTATLSEITESGAQINRRAQDVAHGAQTVATSSQSGMKAVDDTIQAMDAIREQAEAVAENIVMLSERTQAIGEIIVTVNDIAERCHLLALNAAIEAAAAGEHGRTFSIVAGEIKSLADQSKEATAQVRSNLSEIQHGINASVMLTEEAVKRVAAGKRQTDATQSTIRTMAENIQESVLAFQQIVAGTNQQQIGLEQVIQALQNIREASSQTAAGTRQLEGAAANLNNLGQGLVEAVRNYRV, from the coding sequence ATGAACATCAAAGTCGCGCACAAGCTGGTCCTGGGGTTCGGCGTGGTCTGCGTCCTGACCGCGCTGCTGGCGCTGTACCAGATGGCGCGGTTTTCCGACGCGCTGACCGTCATCATGGCGGTGTCCAGCTACGACACCGAAGCCGCCAATCTGGTGACGGACGTCGGCAACCTGCAGGCAGAGCTGCGCAGCACGCGCGAGACCGCGCTGAACGCCGTCACCGTGGCCAATGCCGAAGGGAGGGTCCTGGACATCCCGAACATCATGTTGCCGCTGCACCGGCAGTATGACGAGGTCGGAGCGAAGCTGCGCGACAGGCTGGGCCGGCTGCGCGCGCTGGTGGCGGAACGCTCCGCCTACAGCGTGACCGACAACCGGCGCAAGGGCTGGGTGGAACTGGACACCGCGGTCACGGAGATGAGCCGCGCCATCACCATGGTGGGTGAGGAGGCGCGGACCATCTACACCATGCTGGAGCGCAACCAGGTGCCCGAGGCGCTGCAGCGCCGCCAGCGGGTGGACGAGCTGCGCAAGAACATGGAGGCGCGCATCGCCGCCGCCCAGACGGCCATAGAAGATCTGACGGAGACCGGCCGAGGCGACATCCAGGCGATCTACAATTCGGCCATCCAGTCCTCGATCGTCGCCCTGGTCGTCGTCTTCCTGATCGCGGTGGGCGTGGCCTATCTGATCGGCAGCTCCATCACGCGCCGGCTCGGCCGCGCCATCGATTTCGTCACCAAGGTCGGCCATGGCGACCTGACGCAGGAGATCGCCATCCCCGGCAAGGACGAGCTGGCCATTCTGGGCCAGCACCTGAACGAGATGGCCGGCCGGCTGAAATCGATGGCCCGCACCACCCGCGAGACCGCCGAGAGCGTCCACGCGGCCACCGCCCAGATCCGCGCTTCGACCCAGCAGCAGTCGGCCAGCGTCGCCGAACAGCTGGCGGCGGTGGAGCAGACCACGGCCACCCTGTCGGAGATCACCGAATCCGGCGCCCAGATCAACCGCCGCGCCCAGGACGTCGCCCACGGCGCCCAGACGGTGGCGACCTCCAGCCAGTCCGGCATGAAGGCGGTCGACGACACCATCCAGGCGATGGACGCCATCCGCGAGCAGGCCGAAGCGGTGGCCGAGAACATCGTCATGCTCTCGGAACGCACCCAGGCGATCGGCGAGATCATCGTGACGGTGAACGACATCGCCGAGCGCTGCCACCTGCTGGCGCTGAACGCCGCCATCGAGGCGGCGGCGGCCGGCGAGCATGGCCGCACCTTCTCCATCGTCGCCGGCGAGATCAAGAGCCTGGCCGACCAGTCGAAGGAGGCGACCGCGCAGGTCCGCTCCAACCTGTCGGAGATCCAGCACGGCATCAACGCCTCGGTCATGCTGACGGAGGAGGCGGTCAAGCGCGTCGCCGCCGGGAAGCGCCAGACCGATGCCACCCAGTCCACCATCCGCACCATGGCCGAGAACATTCAGGAGAGCGTGCTGGCCTTCCAGCAGATCGTCGCCGGCACCAACCAGCAGCAGATCGGCCTGGAGCAGGTGATCCAGGCGCTGCAGAACATCCGCGAGGCGAGCAGCCAGACCGCCGCCGGCACCCGCCAGCTGGAAGGTGCCGCCGCCAACCTGAACAACCTCGGCCAGGGTCTGGTCGAGGCGGTGCGGAACTACCGGGTGTGA
- a CDS encoding chemotaxis protein CheW produces the protein MDGDASQGRAADSAIDWQEVRGRLARRNAVLAQSFAGRGPWADALLDRRAEELAEPPPAFDRESAGIPMLVARGAETLYGLELRHLGQIVPMPRLARVPGAPHAVLGVIAIAGRVMRLFDIDRLCGSGPGAGAEAEQSGYAVVLRTGGRPAALRLREVERVADIVPPRTPAPAEAGPLVRAIAGDRMAILDMAALLDAVKT, from the coding sequence ATGGACGGGGATGCTTCCCAAGGACGGGCTGCAGACAGCGCGATCGACTGGCAGGAGGTGCGCGGAAGGCTGGCGCGCCGCAATGCCGTCCTGGCGCAGAGCTTCGCCGGCCGCGGCCCCTGGGCCGACGCCCTGCTGGACCGCCGCGCCGAGGAACTCGCCGAACCGCCGCCCGCCTTCGACAGGGAAAGCGCCGGCATTCCCATGCTGGTCGCGCGCGGAGCCGAGACGCTGTATGGGCTGGAGCTGCGCCATCTCGGCCAGATCGTCCCGATGCCGCGGCTGGCCCGCGTGCCGGGCGCGCCGCACGCCGTGTTGGGGGTGATCGCCATCGCCGGCCGGGTGATGCGGCTGTTCGACATCGACCGCCTGTGCGGAAGCGGTCCGGGCGCCGGGGCCGAGGCGGAACAGTCCGGCTATGCCGTGGTCCTGCGCACCGGCGGCCGCCCGGCGGCCCTGCGGCTGAGGGAGGTGGAGCGGGTGGCCGACATCGTCCCGCCGCGCACCCCCGCCCCGGCGGAGGCCGGGCCGCTGGTCCGGGCGATCGCCGGGGACCGCATGGCGATCCTCGACATGGCGGCTCTGCTCGACGCCGTGAAGACCTGA